CAGCAGGCAGATCATGGCGGCCAGGCGCAGCAACCCGCGATGCGATGGCGAGCCACGGTCGATCGAACGATCCATCATCTCCGCTCCCTGAAACGAGCTTGCAACGTCTTTCCATCCAGGCGACCTAACGGTAGCCGCAGACCGACCTTATCAACATACCCCGTGCCGATGGCACTGGCAAAACAGGTGCCGGCACCCGCCTTTCGCACTCTTCATGTCAAAGCAGGGCTTTTCGGCGACTTTTTCCGTTTTGCCCGAAAGTACGAGTGTCGCTCTGCCGATAACGATTGTGGCGATTTTGACAACCGCAACGGTCGTGATGTGTATTCGGGCTTCCAGTCCCAACATCGCGAAGGTGAATGCGGGTGATGTGCATACGGAGTATCCGGCGATGAAGATGCCCGGCATCCAATCTTGGAAGCGAATCGGCGTTGTGGCAGTAGGGTTGTTGTCCGTCGCGGGCACGACCGGTTGCCAAGTCGACGTTAGCGGCCAAACACTTCCGAGCCCCTATTGGCTTACGGACGACGTTCAATACTTTGCACCTGGTCCCGAGTTTAAGCTTTCGCGCGAGGCGGCGGCATTGCAAGCCGAAACCGCCGCGCAAAGCTCGTCGGGGGGTGCCGCTCCTGCTCCCCCGCCCGTTCCGGGTGCCGGCGTAGGAATAGCCCCGGCCGCGGTGCCTCCGGCTGCCGCCGCGCCGGCTGCCGTGCCGATCGCGCCGTAAGGCCCGACCGACGCCAACGCAAACTTATTCGTAACGGCAAGACTACCGGCCTCATCGGCTCGGTAGTCTTGCCGTTTCGTTTTTTAGCGGCGCAATCGCGCTCATGACGCAAGTGCCGCGCTCGCGCACGACAAAATGCTCAAAAGTAGAAAATTCCGCAGGGTCATTTCGTCGATGGATGAACTAAGGCCCACGGTTCGATCTGCAGCGGCGTTCGGTTACGTTTCGGCGGTTCCCCTTTTTGCGGAAGCGGTCCCATGCTCGACAGCCCGGAATTTCTCAACGCCGTGCAGCATTCGGTGAATGACATTCTCACCTGGGTCGGCTTCGGCACGCTGGCCGGATTGCTCGCCAAAGCGATCATGCCCGGGCGCGATCCCGGCGGCACGATCGCCACGCTCATGATGGGGATCGGCGGCACGGTCATCGGTTCCGGCACGTTGATGTTCTTCACCAACGGCAAACG
This DNA window, taken from Planctomycetia bacterium, encodes the following:
- a CDS encoding GlsB/YeaQ/YmgE family stress response membrane protein, encoding MLDSPEFLNAVQHSVNDILTWVGFGTLAGLLAKAIMPGRDPGGTIATLMMGIGGTVIGSGTLMFFTNGKRVTPISPLGFLVATGGAFILLGFYRILAGRMFREGATGPTNVQIVQAARRPTTRRNRRGDVVVYED